A genomic window from Cupriavidus basilensis includes:
- a CDS encoding AraC family transcriptional regulator, which produces MPPPPVTISIALVHGMLAGVRARGQSCDVYLADAGIAPDLLREAGARVTGAQYIALFRSLIDRLGDEGLGLLSRPLKPGSFALTARSALGAPDLETAIRRIARTFRLVQDDIELVPVREAGLAGLALHFTHAAQARPGFLDEMLLRVFWRLLAWLAGGQLPAARFDFAFECPPHVGSYGKVFPAQLNFGQPRTAIWFDAVRLESPVRRDEAALWDFLAQAQANVIMPRRREEMTSARVRGHLQRTQPAWPDLAATADALHMSTSTLQRRLATEGTSFQALKDELRRDIAIVRLNTSTVALAALAQELGFTDSASFQRAFKAWTGSAPGTYRRGESGS; this is translated from the coding sequence ATGCCACCTCCCCCGGTCACCATCTCGATCGCCTTAGTGCACGGCATGCTGGCCGGGGTGCGGGCCCGCGGCCAGTCCTGCGACGTGTACCTGGCCGACGCCGGCATCGCGCCGGATCTGCTCCGGGAAGCCGGCGCGCGCGTCACCGGGGCCCAGTACATCGCGCTGTTCCGCTCGCTGATCGACCGCCTCGGCGACGAGGGCTTGGGCTTGCTGTCGCGCCCGCTCAAGCCTGGCAGCTTCGCCCTGACGGCGCGCTCGGCGCTGGGCGCGCCCGACCTGGAGACGGCCATCCGGCGCATTGCGCGCACCTTCCGGCTGGTGCAGGACGACATTGAGCTGGTGCCGGTGCGCGAGGCCGGCCTGGCCGGCCTCGCCCTGCACTTCACCCACGCCGCGCAGGCACGGCCTGGCTTCCTGGACGAGATGCTGTTACGCGTGTTCTGGCGCCTGCTGGCCTGGCTGGCCGGCGGGCAACTGCCGGCCGCGCGCTTTGACTTTGCCTTCGAATGCCCGCCGCATGTGGGCAGCTATGGCAAGGTCTTTCCCGCGCAGCTGAATTTCGGGCAACCGCGCACGGCCATCTGGTTCGACGCCGTGCGGCTCGAGAGCCCGGTACGCCGGGATGAGGCCGCGTTGTGGGACTTCCTGGCCCAGGCGCAGGCCAATGTCATCATGCCGCGCCGCCGTGAAGAGATGACCAGCGCGCGCGTGCGCGGCCACCTGCAGCGCACGCAGCCCGCCTGGCCCGATCTTGCCGCTACCGCCGATGCGCTGCATATGTCGACCTCCACGCTGCAACGCCGCCTGGCCACGGAAGGCACCTCGTTCCAGGCGCTGAAGGACGAGCTGCGCCGCGATATCGCGATCGTCCGGCTGAACACCTCCACGGTGGCCCTGGCCGCGCTGGCACAAGAACTGGGATTTACCGACAGCGCGTCATTCCAGCGCGCGTTCAAGGCGTGGACCGGCAGTGCGCCGGGGACGTATCGGCGCGGCGAGAGCGGTAGCTAG
- a CDS encoding ABC transporter substrate-binding protein, with translation MPHPLNRATLLSAALLLASFAALPARADIRVGIDVSTTGPAASIGIPSKNTVMMWPQTLGGQRAQYVILDDGSDPAAAVRNVRKLISEEKVDVVVGPNITPTAIAALDAVAEGETPMVALAASAAIIEPQSDPKRRWAFKMPQNDSHMATVLTEYMSNHGIKTVGFIGFSDAYGESWWREFSKLADVRKLKVVANERFSRTDTSVTGQVLKLMAATPDAILIAGAGTPSVLPQKTLAERGYKGKVYQTHGIATWDFLRVGGKDVEGTLFPTGPVVVARQLPDGHPVKKVALEFVTRYEAKYGVDSITQFAGDAWGAWMLLDDAARRAGKSGAQPGTREFRHAMRDALETTTNLTIPNGVMNLSAKDHQGFDQRSRVMGVIRDGKFAYASDK, from the coding sequence GTGCCCCACCCGCTCAACCGCGCCACCCTGCTGTCCGCTGCCCTTCTGCTCGCATCGTTCGCCGCCCTGCCCGCCCGCGCCGACATCCGCGTGGGCATCGACGTCTCCACCACCGGCCCCGCCGCCTCCATCGGCATCCCGTCCAAGAACACCGTCATGATGTGGCCGCAGACCCTGGGCGGCCAGCGCGCGCAGTACGTGATCCTGGACGATGGCTCCGACCCGGCCGCGGCCGTGCGCAATGTGCGCAAGCTGATCTCCGAGGAAAAGGTGGATGTGGTGGTGGGCCCCAACATCACGCCCACCGCCATTGCCGCGCTGGATGCCGTGGCGGAGGGCGAAACGCCGATGGTGGCGCTGGCGGCGTCGGCCGCCATCATCGAGCCGCAGTCGGACCCCAAGCGGCGCTGGGCATTCAAGATGCCGCAAAACGATTCGCATATGGCGACGGTCCTGACCGAGTACATGAGCAACCATGGCATCAAGACGGTCGGCTTCATCGGCTTCAGCGATGCCTATGGCGAGAGCTGGTGGCGCGAGTTCTCCAAGCTGGCGGACGTGCGCAAGCTCAAGGTGGTGGCCAACGAGCGTTTCTCGCGCACCGATACTTCGGTGACCGGGCAGGTGCTCAAGCTGATGGCGGCCACCCCGGATGCCATCCTGATTGCCGGCGCGGGCACGCCGTCGGTTTTGCCGCAGAAGACCCTGGCCGAGCGCGGCTACAAGGGCAAGGTGTATCAGACGCACGGCATCGCCACCTGGGATTTCCTGCGGGTAGGCGGCAAGGATGTGGAGGGCACCCTGTTCCCGACCGGGCCGGTGGTGGTGGCGCGGCAGTTGCCGGATGGCCATCCGGTAAAGAAGGTAGCGCTGGAATTTGTGACGCGCTATGAGGCGAAGTACGGCGTGGACAGCATCACGCAATTCGCCGGCGATGCCTGGGGCGCATGGATGCTGCTGGACGATGCCGCGCGCCGTGCGGGCAAGAGCGGCGCGCAGCCGGGCACGCGCGAGTTCCGCCACGCCATGCGCGATGCGTTGGAGACGACCACCAACCTGACCATTCCCAACGGCGTGATGAACCTGAGCGCGAAGGACCATCAGGGCTTTGACCAGCGCTCGCGCGTGATGGGTGTGATCCGCGACGGCAAGTTTGCCTACGCGTCGGACAAGTAA
- a CDS encoding NAD(P)-dependent oxidoreductase: MSKTTIGFIGLGAMGTPMVRHLLAGGHAVRAYVRRPEAADAARALGAVPCTTPAQAARGASVVFTNVTSSQDVHAVLLGEHGVIEGAAPGTICIDHSTISPITTREIAARLAERGIEALDCPVSGGTVGAEAASLTIMVGGKAEMLERVRPLLALLGKTITHIGDHGAGQVAKLCNQIAQVVNIEGIAEAMRFAQAQQVDSARVLQAMATGMAGSRMLDMMGPKMVAHDFAPGIEARLHDKDFGLAAEIARQLGLELPAMQATSRQLGTLMEKGWGKDDTSSLLRVLEG, encoded by the coding sequence ATGAGCAAGACGACGATTGGCTTTATCGGCCTTGGCGCCATGGGCACGCCGATGGTGCGCCACCTGCTCGCCGGCGGGCACGCCGTGCGCGCGTACGTGCGCCGCCCCGAAGCCGCCGACGCGGCCCGCGCGCTTGGCGCCGTGCCCTGCACCACGCCTGCGCAAGCCGCGCGCGGCGCCTCGGTGGTGTTTACCAACGTCACGTCATCGCAAGACGTGCATGCCGTGCTGCTGGGCGAGCACGGCGTGATCGAAGGCGCGGCGCCGGGCACCATCTGCATCGACCACAGCACCATCTCGCCCATCACCACCCGCGAGATCGCCGCCAGGCTGGCCGAGCGCGGCATCGAAGCACTGGATTGTCCGGTCTCCGGCGGCACCGTCGGCGCCGAGGCCGCCAGCCTCACCATCATGGTGGGTGGCAAGGCCGAGATGCTGGAGCGCGTGCGGCCGCTGCTCGCGCTGCTCGGCAAGACCATCACCCACATCGGCGATCACGGCGCGGGACAAGTCGCCAAGCTGTGCAACCAGATCGCGCAGGTGGTCAATATCGAAGGCATTGCCGAAGCCATGCGCTTCGCGCAGGCGCAGCAGGTAGACAGCGCGCGCGTGCTGCAAGCCATGGCCACCGGCATGGCCGGCAGCCGCATGCTCGACATGATGGGACCGAAGATGGTCGCTCACGACTTTGCCCCCGGTATCGAAGCGCGGCTGCACGACAAGGACTTCGGCCTGGCCGCGGAAATCGCGCGCCAGCTCGGGCTGGAGCTGCCGGCCATGCAAGCCACCTCGCGCCAGCTCGGCACGCTGATGGAAAAGGGCTGGGGCAAGGACGATACGTCGTCGCTGCTGCGGGTGCTGGAGGGCTGA
- a CDS encoding alpha/beta hydrolase: protein MSAQPSLASLARLPSQDPAFYAREYNNRANVPDNATHMAHWAELSRQVRKRAGWLEDLSYAGAEPGPHAADERLDYFPAEPGATDGPPPLLVFVHGGYWRALDKRDHSLVANALPRCGVSVAVINYSLCPAVTVETIVLQAVRSVAWLYRESGRLGHDKARIFVGGHSVGGHMAAMMLTTLWPRVGRDLPADLVKGVVSVSGLHDLEPLRRADFLQVDLKLSARDVDRLSPAFLPPATDAPLVTAVGGLEPGEYHRQTDLLRAAWLANAQAPGAAHVPMPDRHHFNVMHDFADGDSPLLLAVRRMMGVA from the coding sequence ATGTCAGCCCAGCCCTCCCTCGCCAGCCTTGCACGGCTGCCGTCGCAGGATCCCGCCTTCTATGCGCGCGAATACAACAACCGGGCCAACGTGCCCGACAACGCCACCCACATGGCCCACTGGGCGGAGTTGTCGCGGCAGGTGCGCAAGCGCGCCGGCTGGCTGGAGGACCTGAGCTATGCCGGTGCCGAGCCTGGCCCGCACGCAGCGGACGAGCGGCTCGACTACTTCCCGGCCGAGCCAGGCGCCACCGATGGGCCGCCGCCGCTGCTGGTGTTCGTTCACGGCGGCTACTGGCGCGCGCTGGACAAGCGCGACCACAGCCTGGTGGCCAATGCGCTGCCGCGCTGCGGCGTGTCGGTGGCGGTGATCAATTACTCGCTGTGCCCGGCGGTGACGGTGGAGACCATCGTGCTGCAGGCTGTGCGCAGCGTGGCCTGGCTGTACCGGGAGTCCGGCCGGCTTGGCCACGACAAAGCGCGCATCTTCGTGGGCGGGCATTCCGTCGGCGGCCACATGGCCGCGATGATGCTCACCACGCTGTGGCCGCGTGTAGGCCGCGATCTGCCGGCCGACCTGGTCAAGGGCGTGGTCTCGGTCAGCGGCCTGCATGACCTGGAGCCGCTGCGCCGGGCCGACTTCCTGCAGGTCGACCTGAAGCTGTCGGCGCGCGATGTTGACCGGCTCTCGCCGGCCTTCCTGCCGCCGGCCACGGACGCGCCGCTGGTCACCGCGGTAGGCGGGCTGGAGCCGGGCGAATACCATCGGCAGACCGACCTGCTGCGCGCCGCCTGGCTCGCCAACGCGCAGGCACCGGGCGCGGCGCATGTGCCGATGCCAGACAGGCACCATTTCAACGTGATGCATGATTTTGCCGACGGCGACAGCCCGTTGCTGCTGGCTGTGCGGCGGATGATGGGGGTGGCTTAG
- a CDS encoding adenylate/guanylate cyclase domain-containing protein, whose translation MDRESMPAKSDGDGSVLFADISSSTKLYEKAGNAAAFGAIGQCIALMKSCSSAQQGRVVKTIGDEVMAVFPSAENAMQAALDMQMAIAALPPVSGIPMSIHIGFHHGPLLHDASGDVFGDTVNLAARLTKLASQGQIITSKDAVAHLPASLRQAMRYLYPIQVRGKDVPVELFEAIWQQNADMTILADVSQRAIRPALLTLRYREMEVRMNGASPPVTIGRDAAMTIVVADPQTSRFHAMIEFRAGKYMLIDRSANGTHVAIDGDDEIILRRDEVALRGHGWITFGQSMAGAGERVEFFPA comes from the coding sequence ATGGACCGGGAATCGATGCCTGCGAAGTCCGACGGTGACGGGTCCGTACTGTTCGCGGATATCAGCAGCAGCACCAAGCTGTATGAAAAGGCCGGCAACGCGGCCGCCTTCGGTGCGATCGGGCAGTGCATCGCCCTGATGAAGTCCTGTTCGTCGGCGCAGCAAGGCCGCGTGGTGAAGACCATCGGCGATGAAGTCATGGCAGTGTTCCCCTCCGCCGAAAATGCCATGCAGGCTGCACTCGACATGCAAATGGCGATTGCCGCGCTGCCGCCCGTATCCGGCATCCCCATGTCCATCCATATCGGCTTTCACCACGGCCCGCTCCTGCATGATGCATCGGGCGACGTGTTCGGCGACACGGTCAACCTTGCCGCGCGCCTCACCAAGCTCGCATCGCAGGGGCAGATCATCACCAGCAAGGACGCCGTGGCGCATCTGCCGGCAAGCCTGCGCCAGGCGATGCGCTACCTCTACCCGATACAGGTGCGCGGCAAGGACGTGCCCGTGGAGTTGTTCGAAGCGATATGGCAGCAGAACGCCGACATGACCATCCTCGCCGACGTAAGCCAGCGCGCGATCCGCCCCGCGCTGCTAACGCTGCGGTATCGGGAGATGGAGGTCCGCATGAACGGCGCATCGCCGCCGGTCACGATAGGGCGCGACGCCGCGATGACGATCGTCGTTGCGGATCCGCAGACATCGCGGTTCCACGCCATGATCGAGTTCCGCGCCGGCAAGTACATGCTGATCGACAGAAGCGCGAACGGTACGCATGTCGCCATCGACGGTGATGACGAAATCATCCTGCGCCGCGATGAGGTCGCGCTGAGAGGGCACGGCTGGATTACGTTCGGGCAGTCGATGGCTGGCGCCGGGGAGCGGGTTGAGTTTTTCCCGGCTTAG